A stretch of the Patescibacteria group bacterium genome encodes the following:
- the polA gene encoding DNA polymerase I produces MKIVLIDTFALIHRAYHALPDFRTKAGEPSGAVYGFCSMFLKMVQELQPDGVVAAFDLPGKTFRHQLFSDYQSHRPEKKPDFKVQIEKIKEFLSLTEIPVVSKPGYEGDDIIGSLAGIFGKDKNKEIIILTGDNDSLQLVKPRVKVLTLKKGITETVVYDEKAVFEKFGFEPKLIPDYKALAGDSSDNIPGVPGIGPKTATQLIREFSGIENLIKAAKQNKLKPILTEKILNNAEQLRLAKDLATIRTDLEIKPDSFSFNPKALYSESALSFFKKMGFVSLLKRIRDSFGIDSLDFTSQTKQPSSDLAEADFDSVLKAIKNQKRAFIVFGGKSESTISDGSSFSFVKNAELKEILTDKDLEKIVFDLKSELRNQNNQKLIEILTGNKIWDIKIISWLVDPEFKSYQIERLARRFLGLSWQEKEINPKEKMTFEINSLVKLFEKLIEVLRRENLEKLYLEIEMPLILVLSKMEKNGILLDQKALEKTEKIFQFKLADLEKQIFQLTDKSFNLNSPKELSGVLYDKLGLPVGKIKKLKSGYYSTDSETLEKLKSQHRIINLILDWREIAKLQNTYVKALPKFIDKKDQKIHTIFLQTGTATGRLASESPNLQNIPKHVELAQEIRKLFVSSKGFSLASFDYSQIELRLAANLSGDEILKKAFSSGQDIHKLTAALVWDIPLEKVSSLDRFRAKALNFGVLYGMGARALSQTAKVSQTEAKEFIKNYFDNFAGLKKYIDETLDFLKANGYVQTRFGRKRHFPEFFSGKIQLVGQAERMALNLTIQGLAADIIKKAMIKIDQELAENQLNNQVRMILQIHDELLFEIKDEIIDKASVQIKKIMEQVYPAEVPLKVQFNQGKNWAEID; encoded by the coding sequence ATGAAGATTGTTCTTATTGACACTTTTGCCTTGATTCATCGGGCTTACCATGCTTTGCCTGATTTTAGAACCAAGGCAGGCGAGCCCAGCGGCGCGGTTTACGGATTTTGTTCAATGTTTTTAAAGATGGTTCAGGAGCTTCAGCCGGACGGAGTTGTGGCCGCGTTTGACCTGCCCGGAAAAACTTTCCGTCATCAGCTTTTTTCTGATTACCAGAGCCATCGGCCGGAGAAAAAACCGGATTTTAAAGTCCAGATTGAGAAAATAAAAGAATTCCTATCTTTAACTGAAATACCGGTTGTTTCTAAGCCGGGTTATGAAGGTGATGATATTATTGGTTCGCTTGCCGGCATTTTCGGAAAAGACAAAAATAAAGAGATTATTATTTTGACCGGAGACAATGATAGTCTTCAGTTGGTTAAGCCAAGAGTTAAGGTGCTGACTTTGAAAAAAGGCATCACCGAAACAGTTGTTTATGATGAAAAAGCGGTTTTTGAAAAGTTTGGTTTTGAACCAAAACTAATTCCCGATTACAAAGCTCTGGCTGGCGACAGCTCGGATAATATTCCCGGGGTTCCCGGCATTGGCCCGAAAACCGCAACCCAGCTGATTCGGGAATTCAGCGGAATTGAAAATTTGATTAAAGCGGCCAAGCAAAACAAGTTAAAACCGATTTTAACAGAAAAAATTCTAAACAATGCGGAGCAGTTAAGGTTGGCAAAAGATCTGGCGACAATTAGGACAGATTTAGAGATTAAGCCCGATAGTTTTAGTTTTAATCCCAAAGCGCTTTATTCAGAATCAGCGCTTTCTTTTTTCAAGAAGATGGGTTTTGTTTCTTTACTTAAAAGAATCAGAGATAGTTTTGGGATTGATTCTTTGGATTTTACCAGCCAAACAAAACAGCCAAGTTCGGATTTGGCTGAAGCAGATTTTGATTCAGTTTTAAAGGCAATAAAAAACCAAAAACGGGCTTTTATTGTTTTCGGAGGCAAATCAGAATCAACGATTTCTGATGGCAGCAGCTTTAGTTTTGTTAAAAACGCCGAACTGAAAGAAATCTTAACTGATAAAGATTTAGAAAAAATTGTTTTTGACTTGAAATCAGAATTAAGAAACCAAAATAATCAAAAATTAATTGAAATTTTAACCGGAAACAAGATTTGGGACATCAAAATAATCAGCTGGCTGGTTGACCCGGAATTCAAGAGCTATCAGATAGAAAGATTGGCCCGCCGCTTTCTTGGTCTAAGCTGGCAAGAGAAAGAAATTAACCCAAAAGAAAAAATGACTTTTGAGATTAATTCTTTGGTTAAACTCTTTGAAAAACTGATTGAAGTTTTAAGGAGAGAAAATTTAGAGAAGCTCTATCTGGAGATTGAGATGCCTTTAATTTTGGTTCTATCAAAAATGGAGAAAAACGGGATTTTACTTGATCAAAAAGCTCTGGAAAAAACAGAAAAAATTTTTCAGTTTAAATTGGCAGATTTGGAAAAACAAATTTTTCAATTGACAGATAAAAGCTTTAATCTTAATTCCCCCAAAGAGCTGTCCGGAGTTTTATATGATAAGTTGGGCTTGCCGGTCGGCAAAATCAAAAAACTCAAAAGCGGTTATTACTCAACCGACTCGGAAACTTTGGAAAAATTAAAAAGCCAGCACCGAATAATTAATTTAATTCTTGACTGGCGGGAGATTGCCAAACTTCAGAATACTTATGTTAAGGCCTTGCCCAAATTTATTGATAAAAAAGATCAAAAAATCCACACGATTTTTTTACAAACCGGCACCGCCACCGGTAGATTGGCTTCAGAATCGCCGAATCTGCAGAATATTCCCAAACATGTTGAGTTGGCCCAAGAAATCAGAAAGCTGTTTGTCAGTTCAAAAGGATTTAGCTTGGCTTCGTTTGATTATTCCCAGATTGAGTTAAGATTAGCCGCGAATTTGTCTGGCGACGAGATTTTAAAAAAAGCTTTTTCGTCCGGCCAAGACATCCATAAATTGACCGCGGCTTTGGTTTGGGATATCCCTTTAGAAAAAGTCAGCTCTTTAGACAGATTTCGCGCCAAAGCATTGAATTTTGGAGTTTTATACGGAATGGGAGCCAGAGCTTTAAGCCAGACAGCCAAAGTTAGCCAAACCGAAGCAAAAGAGTTTATTAAAAACTATTTTGATAACTTTGCCGGCCTGAAAAAATATATTGATGAAACTTTGGATTTTCTAAAAGCTAATGGCTATGTCCAGACCCGGTTTGGCAGGAAAAGGCATTTTCCCGAGTTTTTTTCCGGCAAAATCCAGCTGGTTGGCCAGGCAGAGAGAATGGCTTTGAATTTGACGATTCAGGGCTTGGCCGCAGATATTATTAAAAAGGCAATGATTAAAATTGATCAAGAGCTGGCGGAGAATCAGCTCAATAATCAGGTTAGAATGATTTTGCAGATTCATGATGAATTGTTGTTTGAGATAAAAGATGAGATAATTGATAAAGCTTCGGTTCAGATAAAAAAGATTATGGAGCAGGTCTATCCGGCCGAGGTACCCTTAAAAGTTCAGTTTAACCAAGGAAAAAACTGGGCCGAGATTGATTAA
- a CDS encoding ATP-binding protein codes for MNKLLRFLKLKEMRLAKFFLVIFLIQVAIAFTWLPLWVGLIATAVSLVFLIWLSFNAFGLAKTNFALRLEKNQNHAIINSLSEGVIAYDQDFKIWSMNDGAEIICGIRREEVLDKKVTPEWAGNDKLKILAAVVFPSLAPVVVKKTVATYPQVVDISLTEPRELHLEVTTNQIFDESKNLLGFVKIIRDRSREIQLLKTKSEFITIAAHQLRTPLSGIHWAAESLANEELGPLTEEQKALVSQSLETIEKLIKMVDDLLDVSKIEEGKFGYQMEKADLVALAQEILGTYKEIAEKYKVKLAFYKPEAALPLIKMDKAKIMMVVQNLVDNAIKYNVENGEVKVRVEQLKDKPYVQVSVEDTGIGIPAQDLPRLFTKFFRSENTLKKETEGSGLGLFIVKNIIKRHGGDIWVNSIEKRGSTFSFVLPIDESLIPPVEIGSEEF; via the coding sequence ATGAATAAGCTGCTGCGATTTTTAAAACTAAAAGAGATGAGGTTAGCCAAGTTTTTTTTGGTGATTTTTTTGATTCAAGTGGCAATCGCTTTTACCTGGCTGCCGCTTTGGGTTGGGCTAATCGCAACCGCAGTTTCGTTGGTTTTCTTAATCTGGTTAAGCTTCAACGCTTTTGGCTTGGCAAAAACCAATTTTGCTCTGCGCTTGGAGAAAAATCAGAACCACGCGATTATTAACAGTTTATCAGAAGGAGTGATTGCTTATGACCAAGATTTTAAGATCTGGTCAATGAATGACGGCGCCGAGATAATCTGCGGGATAAGAAGAGAAGAAGTTTTAGACAAAAAAGTCACGCCTGAATGGGCCGGTAATGATAAATTGAAAATTTTGGCCGCGGTGGTTTTTCCATCGCTGGCGCCGGTAGTAGTGAAAAAAACCGTTGCTACTTATCCTCAAGTGGTGGATATTTCTTTAACTGAACCAAGAGAACTGCACTTAGAAGTCACGACCAACCAGATCTTTGACGAGAGCAAAAATCTTTTAGGCTTTGTCAAGATTATTCGCGACCGGTCTCGGGAAATTCAGCTTTTAAAAACTAAATCAGAGTTCATTACCATTGCTGCTCATCAGTTAAGAACGCCGCTGTCAGGAATCCACTGGGCAGCCGAATCTTTGGCAAACGAGGAGCTAGGACCCTTGACCGAAGAGCAAAAAGCTTTAGTCAGCCAGAGCTTAGAAACAATTGAAAAGCTGATTAAGATGGTTGATGACCTTTTGGATGTTTCCAAGATTGAGGAAGGCAAATTTGGTTATCAGATGGAAAAAGCGGATTTGGTTGCTCTAGCCCAAGAGATTTTGGGAACTTATAAAGAGATTGCTGAAAAATATAAAGTCAAGTTGGCTTTTTACAAGCCAGAAGCGGCTTTGCCTTTGATTAAAATGGATAAAGCCAAAATTATGATGGTGGTTCAGAACTTAGTTGATAATGCGATTAAATATAATGTGGAGAACGGCGAGGTTAAGGTCAGAGTTGAACAATTAAAAGACAAGCCGTATGTTCAAGTTTCAGTTGAGGATACCGGCATTGGCATTCCGGCCCAGGATTTGCCGAGATTGTTTACCAAGTTTTTCCGGTCGGAAAACACCTTGAAAAAAGAAACCGAGGGCTCGGGCCTGGGTTTGTTTATCGTTAAAAACATTATTAAACGTCATGGCGGCGATATCTGGGTTAACTCAATTGAAAAACGAGGCTCAACCTTTAGCTTTGTCTTGCCCATAGACGAATCTTTAATTCCGCCAGTTGAGATCGGAAGCGAAGAGTTTTAA
- the tsaE gene encoding tRNA (adenosine(37)-N6)-threonylcarbamoyltransferase complex ATPase subunit type 1 TsaE produces MPSLSFISLSPRQTKKLAGLFLNQKLPQGPLVFALSGPLGAGKTNFIQGLAKALGIKESINSPSFVVMKSFPISNNSQLAISHKRFLWHIDCWRLNQKDLEELGLKEILANSENIVCLEWAEKVKKILPKGTIRINLEHKAKNQRRISIRRF; encoded by the coding sequence ATGCCAAGCTTAAGTTTTATTTCTCTTTCTCCAAGGCAGACAAAAAAGCTGGCCGGTTTGTTTTTGAATCAAAAACTGCCTCAAGGGCCATTGGTTTTTGCCTTGTCCGGACCGTTAGGCGCAGGCAAAACGAACTTTATCCAGGGTTTAGCTAAGGCGTTGGGGATTAAAGAAAGCATTAATAGCCCGAGTTTTGTGGTAATGAAATCTTTTCCAATCTCAAACAATTCGCAATTAGCTATAAGCCATAAGCGTTTCTTGTGGCATATTGATTGCTGGCGATTAAACCAAAAAGATTTAGAAGAACTTGGCTTGAAAGAAATTTTAGCGAATTCGGAGAACATTGTTTGTTTGGAATGGGCAGAAAAGGTGAAAAAAATTCTACCAAAAGGAACAATCCGGATAAACTTAGAACATAAAGCAAAGAATCAAAGAAGAATCTCAATCAGGCGGTTTTAA